CTTACGATCATGCGAAAGCGCCCTCTTACGCCAATTGATGTTACGAATTGGCGCAAACGGTTGGTTGGAATCTGGACGTTGAGACCCGATTCGCTCAACATAACAACATTGGGAATTGATGGCGCGTAAAGTGCCTCACACTGGCTGTAAGGCACATTAATAGAAAAATAAAACGTGGTGTCTGTACGACTAGTGCTTGTCATATGCCAGACTTTTACTGACCTTTTCAAACACGTCTTTACTTAACCCTTTGTGATTAAGTAGTCGTCCTAATTGTTGCTTCATCAGTACTTGATGCTCCGTTGCAAAACGTTGCCACTGGGTTAGCGGCGTTACTATGCGTGAAGCCACTTGCGGGTTTACTCCATCAAGCTTTAACAGATAATCAGTAACAAATTTGTACCCACTACCATCTATTGCATGGAATTTTTCACTATTGTAAAAAGCGAAACTCCCCATCACTGCTCTAACACGATTCGGATTACTCATTGTAAACTGCGGATGTTCACAAAGCATGGTAATCGTGGCAAATATGTCGTCTGATGGTTGCGTTGCATGCAAAGCAAACCACTTGTCTAGAACAAGCGGGTCGTGACTCCACTTAGACTCAAAGGCAGCCATGAGCTTGTCGAATGTAGACTTATCACAGTACTGAGCACTTTTTAAAGCGCCCAACGTATCTGTCATGTTATCAGCATTTTCAAAATGCGTTAGTACCAGCGATTCATATTGTGGAAGTCGTGCCAAGTGCGCCAATACAACATTTTTACAACGACGTTCATTAACCGCCGATTGGGCATAACAATACTCGACACTTTCTATTCCGTTAAATACATTTAATAGTTCCTGCTCCAACGCGATAGAAAACTGGCGACAAAATGCGTTTCTTGCCGACATTAAAGCATCGACCTTAATGTTGTTTCTTGTCTGACACAGGGTTTCAAATGATGGGATCACTAGGCACTCGCCAAGTAATTCAACATTGCTACGCTCTTGAGCAATCGCCTCTTTTATACCATCCCATATGTCATTGCTAATTGCACTACCAGGTGACGACTCCAGTTGTTGAATACATCTGTCGTACAAGGTTTGCATAGCATCCCATCGGTTAAATGGGTCTTTAGCGTGCTTAAAGATTGTCAGTAGAGACAATGTATCGAGTGCGTTATCCACTTTAACAGGGGCTGAAAAATTGCCAAGAATAACCGGTGTTAGCATTTTATTAGGTGCAGTGACGGTAAAGGTCACTGACGGTTTACTTAGTATTAGCATTCCCTCATTGATAAGGCCTTCGTTATCTGTATACGCATGCCCATCCTGATCAATTATTTCGATATTGATAGGCATATACAGTGGCAACTTATCTGTTTGATCAGCGGTCGGCTCTGTGTGCTGTGAAAGCGTAAAAGTATGACATCCATCTAGTGCTTTATGATGCATTGTTACCGTTGGTGTGCCTGACTGACTATACCACCTTGCAAATTGCGTTAAGTCTAACGACGTTGCAGACTGCATTGCTGATACAAAGTCATCACAGGTAACTGCTTGACCATCATGTCGTTTGAAGTACTCATCCATGCCTCTTCTAAAGCCATCCGGTCCTAAAAGCGTATGGAACATACGAATAACTTCAGCCCCTTTGTCATAAACGGTCACCGTGTAGAAGTTATTCATCTCAATGACTTCTTCAGGACGTATGGGGTGACTCATTGCACTGGCGTCTTCTGCAAACTGATGCTCTCGCATAACACGTACGTGCTTAATTCGGTTACTTAGCGCAGATGTCATATCGGCACTAAATTGTTGATCTCTAAATACAGTAAGCCCTTCTTTAAGACTTAGTTGAAACCAATCACGACAAGTCACACGATTACCGGTCCAGTTATGGAAGTACTCATGTGCAATGACAGATTCTACATTGAAGAAATCATCATCTGTTGCTGAATTCTGATCAGCCAAAACAAATTTGCTATTAAAGACATTGAGCCCTTTGTTCTCCATTGCACCCATATTGAAAAAGTCGACGGCTACAATCATGTAAATGTCTAAATCGTATTCAAGACCGAATACATCTTCGTCCCACTTCATCGCGCGTTTCAAAGACTCAAGCGCAAATTGCCCTTGTTCTTTCTTGCCCTTGTCAACATATAATTCTAGCGCAACGTCTTTACCGCTCATTGTGGTGTAGGTGTCACTTAGTAAATCAAAATCACCAGCAACTAATGCAAATAAGTAACAGGGTTTAGGGTGTGGATCATGCCATTTTACAAAGTGCTTGTTGCCTGATAACTCACCTTTATCTATAGGGTTACCGTTTGCGAGTAACATAGGCACTGAAGTATCGGCTACAACAGTAACGGTATAAACAGAAAGCACATCAGGCCGGTCCATAAAAAACGTTATACGCCTAAAACCTTCTGCTTCACACTGTGTACAATATGCCCCTCCTGAAAGGTATAAGCCTTCCAGCGCTTTATTGTTCTCTGGCGCGATTGTGGTCTCAATTTCTACACTAAATTCATTCAGCTCAGTGTAGATAGAAAGCGTGGCGTCAGTTAATACATAGTAGCTTGATGCTGACTTATCTGTGCCAATAGTCTGCCCGTTAATTTTAAGTGAATTAACAGGCAAATTATCTCCATCTAAAACAAGAAGCTCATTATGTTTGCCTTCGCGTGATATGGCGAGTTTACTGCAAACTTGTGTTTCAGTGGGGTGAAGTGTGATGTGTAAGTCAACTGTCGCTATTGAAAAAGCGGGCGGTTTATAATCCGCCCGGCGCTTAGCTTGAACTGACATAGATCCTCCTAAAAGAAAGCCTACGTTAAATTACTGATTACCTTGACTGTCTACGGCTACAGTTGGTGGTGTAATGCGCAATATCTTGATACCTAAGTACGCATAAATAACAGCAAGGATCGGATTGATTACATTGAAGAATGCGTAAAAAATGTAGTCGAACGGATTTACAAGCAACACGCTGTGCATATATGCACCACAGGTGTTCCAAGGAATAAGAGGCGATGTCAACGTACCGCCGTCTTCCAAACTACGTGATAGATTGAGTTGGTCGAGTCCGCGCTTTTTGAACTCTTCTTTATACATGCGGCCAGGCATAACAATTGAAATGTACTGGTCAGCGGTTACCAAGTTAGTACCAAAACAAGTCAAAATTGTGCGGCTTACCATATCTCCTGCCGACTTCGCACCGAGCAAAATTGCTGACACTGCGCGTTTAAGTAGCCCAACACGTTCTAATACAGCACCGAACGACATCGCGCATATGATTAACCAAATAGTATTAAGCATTGAAGACATACCACCACGTGACAATAGGCTATTTAAGTTTTCGTCCGGTGTTGAAAAGCTTACGCCATCAAATAATGCTGTCCAAACAACTTTTAACGCGCCAATATTTTTAGAGTCGTCGGCACTTGCCATCGCAGTAACCACGTCCCATTGGAAAACAACCGCCCATACACCACCAAGAAGCGCACCAATAAAGACTGCTGGGAATGCAGGCATTTTTTTAACGGCAAGCGTAAGCAATACCACAAGAGGGATAAGAAGATGCCACCCCAAATCAAAAGAGTCATTCAGCAATGTTTGCATTTGTTCAATACGTTCAGCCTTTGCCTCACCAACTTCACTGAAGCCCAATATGGTGAAAAGAATAAGTGCAATGACAAAACTTGGAATGGTAGTCCAAAGCATATAACGAATATGTTCAAACAAATCTGTTCCTGCTACTGCGGGTGCTAGATTTGTTGTTTCTGACAATGGAGAAATTTTGTCACCAAAGTAAGCACCTGATACCACCGCGCCAGCTGTTATCGCTGCAGACATTTCCATGCCCGCAGACACGCCCATCAATGCGACACCTACGGTAGCGGCGGTAGTCCAAGAACTCCCGATACTCATTGCCACCACTGCGCAAATCAAGCAAGCAGCTGAATAAAAGAACGAAGGGTTAAGTAGTTCCAAGCCAAAATAAATGAGTGTAGGAACGGTACCTGCTAACATCCAAGTACCAATTAGCGAGCCAACTGCCAACAGAATTAGACACGCACCAAGAGACATTGAAATACCGTCTACAATGCCCTTCTCGATTGTTTTCCAACTAAACCCGTTTTTCATGCCGATAATGGCAGCGAGACCCATTGCAAGAAGTAATGCAATTTGGTTAGGGCCATATGATGAGTTGTCTTCGAACAAGTACACTGCACTGCCCATCATTACAACCAATGCTACAATCGGGATAAGCGCATCCAGTAAAGACGGTGTTTTTAATTCTTTAGTCGTCATTGTTTTTAATTTTAAAACCTTATTTTTATACTTCTTCCGGTGTTAAAAAACCGAGCGATAGAACATTAGCGCGATAATTACAGGGCATACAAAGCGCACGTACCACGGCCATATCTTCCAGAACAAACCATGTTCCGCATTTGCATTGCCTTCTTTCAACTCCGCTAAAATTGCATCGCGTTTCCAAACCCATCCAGCAAAAATACACAGAGCGAAACCAAGTAGAGGCTGACTGTATTCTGTAGTAAGCGCAATGACAAAACCGAACAGGCTGTCAAAGTTAAGAATGATAATGCAACTTAACGTGAATATAAGCGCAGCCATAAACACAACAGCTTTCTTTCTCTTGAGCCCCTTACTTTCAACCATGTAAGCTACCGGAACTTCAAGCATAGAAATAGATGAGGTCACTGCCGCAATGGCCATTAGCGCAAAGAAAGCAAAAGCAACGAATACACCTACTGAACCAATAGTGTCAAAGAGTGCGGGCAATACTTTAAAAATAAGGGTGTCACCTTGAATGAGCGCACCATCGGGGGTAAATATTTCGACACCATTATTAAGAGCAACGTACATGGCAGGAATTATCAACATGCCCGCGATAACCGCTACGCCAATGTCAACCAGCGCGACAGACGCACCAATTGTTGGAAGGTTTTCAGACTTACTTAAATAAGAGCCATATACCAGCATGGTGCCAACACCCAACGACATAGAGAAGAAGGCCTGACCCATGGCATTAATTAAGAGTTCTGGATCGAGTACACGAGAGAAGTCTGGAACCAAGTATGCACTCCATCCTTCTACCGCACCAGGTTGCAAGCTAACGTATACAATCAGTGCAAGAATTAAAATAACCAATGTTGGCATTAAGCGCACTGACCATTTTTCTATACCCGCTTTAACGCCACCTACTACTATAAATGCAGTTAATGCCATGAAAAACAAACAAAAAATAATGTTACGCGTAACCGAAGAGGTAAGTAGCCAGTCGCTCGCTGCAGTTAAACCGAAGATACGAACGGCGGCATCTGCAAAATAGACCAGCATCCAGCCACCAACAATTGCATAAAATGCCAATATCAAAGACACCGTTATGCAACCCCAAATCCCCGTTGCGCGGCCAATGAAATTACCTGAAATTTTACCTAATGCATCGACCATATTTGAGCGTGAGCTTCGCCCTATAATAAGTTCTGCCATTAACACTGGGTATGCTAAGACAAACGCTAATAGAAGATACACAAGTACAAATGCGGCACCACCGTTGCTGGCAACTTTCGTAGGAAAGCCCCAAATGTTTCCGAGTCCTACTGCTGAACCTGCTGCTGCTAGCACGAATCCTATACGAGAGGAAAATTCGCCTCTGATAGCCATGTTATTTCCCTTTATTATTGTTTTAGTATTTTATAGACACAAAAAAAGGGCTGGCCATAGACCAGCCCTTTCTCCGTCACCACTAATTTCTTGTAATTGCGTAACGGCCAGTTTCAATCATGTCGAATGTGATATTGGCTGCTTCATCTAAGAATGGGTCCAATTCTTCCATATCTTCAGGTAGGTCGTCCAATGTTGCGACGGTTTCTAATCCCATACGCTGTAAACGTTCGTTAGCACGTGCAAGGGATTTAGTTTCCGCTTCTTTCTTTTCTGCTTCACGAACTGACTTAACTAATGAGATATAGTTTTTATCTTTGTTCTCTTTATATTCCGAAATGTCTTGTTGAATATAAGAGAATTCAGGGTTTTGTAGAATGCGTTTATTGTGCTTTGCAGTTAATACATCAAGTGCAGCGGTGCCGTCTGCAAAAGTTGTATAATTAGCACGGTTGATGCTATCCCAAGGCAACGCATTTTCCGCCTGACTTTCACCCCACTCTGCAGGCTCTATTGCCGAAGGATAAAGAATATCTGGAATAACACCTTTGTGTTGAGTACTACCACCATTGATGCGATAGAACTTAGCAATAGTAAATTGAACGCTTCCTAACGGGTTATCGTAAAGGTCGTAAATTTTACCTAGGCCACGGTGTTGCTGCACGGTACCTTTACCAAAGGTCTGCTCACCTACAATTAGCGCACGATTGTAGTCTTGCATTGCTGCGGCAAAAATTTCTGATGCCGAAGCGCTATAACGGTCAACCAATACAGTAAGTGGTCCATCGTAGGCTACTTCGCCGTCAGTATCGCGATTCACGCTTACTTTGGTTTGTCCGTAACGAATTTGTACCACAGGCCCTTTTTCAATAAACAAGCCTGTTAGCAACGTAGCTTCAGTTAGAGAGCCGCCACCGTTACCACGTAAATCAACTATTACGCCTTTTACATTTTGCGATTTTAGACTTTCTATCTCTTTTGCCACATCAACACTTAAGTTGTTGTAAAAGCTAGGTATGGTGATTACACCTAGCGGCTCACCAGCGTGAGGGCCTGTTTCTGGCACGTACACTTCAGATTTTGCTGCGCGATCTTCAAGTTTAATTTTGTCGCGAGTTAAACTAACGACAGAAGTGGTTTTTGCATCACTTGCGCCTTTCTCTACTTGTAAGCGTACAGTACTGCCTTTAGGGCCTTTGATTAATTCGACAACTTCATCTAAGCGCCATCCAATGACATCAACAAACTCTTCATCTTCTTGTGCAACACCAACGATTTTATCTTCAGGTTTAATTGCGCCTGACTCATCGGCAGGGCCACCAGGCACTATGCTTTTGATAACGGTATAGTCATCTTCGCTTTGTAATACAGCGCCAATCCCTTCAAAGGATAAATTCATTTCCATTTGGAAGCGATCTGCGTTGCGTGGCGATAGATAGCTTGTATGTGCTTCAATTGTGCGCGCAAATGCATTCATAGCTGTTTGAAAAACGTCTTCGCTTTTCGCTTGCTTGGTGCGCTTGATTGCTCGAGTGTAACGCTTGGTAAGAAGCTCTTTGGCTTCTTCCCATGTTTTGTCGGCCAAAACTAGATTCAGTGCATCGTACTTAACACGCTGGCGCCAAATTTCGTCTAACTCGGCGGTAGATGTCGGCCATTCAGCATCTTCTCTATCATAAAAGAACTTATCGCCTTCTTTTTCGAAGTCGAATGGGCCCGACTCTAACAATGCCAACGCGTACTCATAACGCTCAATTCGGCGCTTTGCACTCACGTTGTACATGTCATAAGCAATCGATAAGTTGCCTTTGCTCAATGCATCATCAAACAAACCGCGATACTTTTCGAAACTTACAACATCAGAAAGCAAAAGAACTTGCTTATTGTGGTCTAAAGAGTCGACGAAGCGCTGATAAACACGTGCAGAAAGAGCATCATCCAACGAAATTTCCTTGTAATGCGCCCTTGTGAAAAGCGCGCTTACGCGTTTTGCTGCAACACTGTGCTGAGATTCCTGTTGAAGAATGGGAAGCTCATCAACTTCTGGAGTTGAAGTAACGGCGCCAGCACCTACCCCTACGGTAAGAAATGCGCTAGCAATGGAAATTCGAAGGATGTCTTTCATATTTACGACCTCTTGGAGCGTACCAAACGTAAAGCGTCTGCGTTTACTTTTACCACCATACCTGAATCGAGCTGAACGTGAATGCCGTCCTTCGCTACTTCAGTAATAACTGCAGGCATAGGAGCCTTACCTAGTTTAACGGTAACTTGCGTTCCCTGTTGCAAATCGCTTTCAGTCAATTTTGCAGGTGGTGTATTGTTTGGTCTGTTATTTTTCGGTTTAGTTCCGCGCTTACTATCAGCATGGTCCGATTTTTCAGATTTTTCACCTTTCGGGCGATTAAATTGACGTTTTTCTTTGCGCTTTGGTTGTTGAGCTTGCTTAGCTTTACGCTTTTCAGCGGCCTTAGCTTTACTCTCTTCCAATTGTTGTTGCGCGTGATCGGCGTGTTCTTTCTCGATTGTATCGCCTTCAACACCATCTAGATCTACGCGGTTAGCACCCTCTTTGATGCTATACAAGTAGCGCCAGCTATTGGTGTAGTGACGTAGCGTAGAACGCAGAAGTGTTTTACTTACACGTTCGTCGTCTTCTAAACGAGTGGCTAAATCTTGAAAAATGCCAATCTTAAGTGGGCGGGCCTCGCCTTCAATGCTAAAACATTTCGGAAAGGTCTCTGCAAGGAAAGCAATAACTTCCTTACTGGTTGTAAACTTCTCTGGTGATTCCATTAACTTTCTAAATTATTCAGGAGATTTCATCGTTACTTGCATCATCCCAAGTTGCCAGCGTGTGGTCAACCCAATCAAGCAATTCGTCGTCATCTATTTCTAATAAATGCTTATCTTGTTGCCAAGATTCCCATGCGTAGTGCAAAATTTGCTCTAATCGCTGCGTTTCTATATCTTCTTCTGCGGCGTCGTAAATTGCGTGAAGAATAAAATTTAAACGTTCTGATGCCTCATCTGGGTCATCGTGAAAGTCTTCCATATCTTCAAACGTCGACAGAACAACATGTATATCAACACTCGTTTTCATAATTATTGCTGAGATTCCATTAGGATGTTGGCAATTTTTACTAATCCTACCTCATCCTCTTCACTAAAACGGTCGTGAATGGGGCTATCGATATCCAATACACCGACTAATTCGTTATTTAGCACCAAAGGAATAACGATTTCGGAATTAGACGCTGCATCACATGCAATGTGTCCTTTGAACTGATGCACATCGGCAATTCGTTGAACTGTACGTGTTTCAGCACTTGTTCCGCACACACCTTTGCCCATAGG
The DNA window shown above is from Alteromonas sp. KC3 and carries:
- the nhaC gene encoding Na+/H+ antiporter NhaC, which encodes MTTKELKTPSLLDALIPIVALVVMMGSAVYLFEDNSSYGPNQIALLLAMGLAAIIGMKNGFSWKTIEKGIVDGISMSLGACLILLAVGSLIGTWMLAGTVPTLIYFGLELLNPSFFYSAACLICAVVAMSIGSSWTTAATVGVALMGVSAGMEMSAAITAGAVVSGAYFGDKISPLSETTNLAPAVAGTDLFEHIRYMLWTTIPSFVIALILFTILGFSEVGEAKAERIEQMQTLLNDSFDLGWHLLIPLVVLLTLAVKKMPAFPAVFIGALLGGVWAVVFQWDVVTAMASADDSKNIGALKVVWTALFDGVSFSTPDENLNSLLSRGGMSSMLNTIWLIICAMSFGAVLERVGLLKRAVSAILLGAKSAGDMVSRTILTCFGTNLVTADQYISIVMPGRMYKEEFKKRGLDQLNLSRSLEDGGTLTSPLIPWNTCGAYMHSVLLVNPFDYIFYAFFNVINPILAVIYAYLGIKILRITPPTVAVDSQGNQ
- the pepN gene encoding aminopeptidase N; the encoded protein is MSVQAKRRADYKPPAFSIATVDLHITLHPTETQVCSKLAISREGKHNELLVLDGDNLPVNSLKINGQTIGTDKSASSYYVLTDATLSIYTELNEFSVEIETTIAPENNKALEGLYLSGGAYCTQCEAEGFRRITFFMDRPDVLSVYTVTVVADTSVPMLLANGNPIDKGELSGNKHFVKWHDPHPKPCYLFALVAGDFDLLSDTYTTMSGKDVALELYVDKGKKEQGQFALESLKRAMKWDEDVFGLEYDLDIYMIVAVDFFNMGAMENKGLNVFNSKFVLADQNSATDDDFFNVESVIAHEYFHNWTGNRVTCRDWFQLSLKEGLTVFRDQQFSADMTSALSNRIKHVRVMREHQFAEDASAMSHPIRPEEVIEMNNFYTVTVYDKGAEVIRMFHTLLGPDGFRRGMDEYFKRHDGQAVTCDDFVSAMQSATSLDLTQFARWYSQSGTPTVTMHHKALDGCHTFTLSQHTEPTADQTDKLPLYMPINIEIIDQDGHAYTDNEGLINEGMLILSKPSVTFTVTAPNKMLTPVILGNFSAPVKVDNALDTLSLLTIFKHAKDPFNRWDAMQTLYDRCIQQLESSPGSAISNDIWDGIKEAIAQERSNVELLGECLVIPSFETLCQTRNNIKVDALMSARNAFCRQFSIALEQELLNVFNGIESVEYCYAQSAVNERRCKNVVLAHLARLPQYESLVLTHFENADNMTDTLGALKSAQYCDKSTFDKLMAAFESKWSHDPLVLDKWFALHATQPSDDIFATITMLCEHPQFTMSNPNRVRAVMGSFAFYNSEKFHAIDGSGYKFVTDYLLKLDGVNPQVASRIVTPLTQWQRFATEHQVLMKQQLGRLLNHKGLSKDVFEKVSKSLAYDKH
- a CDS encoding GAF domain-containing protein, with translation MKEQLYNQLVSQAQSLVSGEHDLIANMANISALLFNQLEDVNWAGFYLYKEEQLVLGPFQGQPACIRIPMGKGVCGTSAETRTVQRIADVHQFKGHIACDAASNSEIVIPLVLNNELVGVLDIDSPIHDRFSEEDEVGLVKIANILMESQQ
- the prc gene encoding carboxy terminal-processing peptidase — protein: MKDILRISIASAFLTVGVGAGAVTSTPEVDELPILQQESQHSVAAKRVSALFTRAHYKEISLDDALSARVYQRFVDSLDHNKQVLLLSDVVSFEKYRGLFDDALSKGNLSIAYDMYNVSAKRRIERYEYALALLESGPFDFEKEGDKFFYDREDAEWPTSTAELDEIWRQRVKYDALNLVLADKTWEEAKELLTKRYTRAIKRTKQAKSEDVFQTAMNAFARTIEAHTSYLSPRNADRFQMEMNLSFEGIGAVLQSEDDYTVIKSIVPGGPADESGAIKPEDKIVGVAQEDEEFVDVIGWRLDEVVELIKGPKGSTVRLQVEKGASDAKTTSVVSLTRDKIKLEDRAAKSEVYVPETGPHAGEPLGVITIPSFYNNLSVDVAKEIESLKSQNVKGVIVDLRGNGGGSLTEATLLTGLFIEKGPVVQIRYGQTKVSVNRDTDGEVAYDGPLTVLVDRYSASASEIFAAAMQDYNRALIVGEQTFGKGTVQQHRGLGKIYDLYDNPLGSVQFTIAKFYRINGGSTQHKGVIPDILYPSAIEPAEWGESQAENALPWDSINRANYTTFADGTAALDVLTAKHNKRILQNPEFSYIQQDISEYKENKDKNYISLVKSVREAEKKEAETKSLARANERLQRMGLETVATLDDLPEDMEELDPFLDEAANITFDMIETGRYAITRN
- the proQ gene encoding RNA chaperone ProQ, with protein sequence MESPEKFTTSKEVIAFLAETFPKCFSIEGEARPLKIGIFQDLATRLEDDERVSKTLLRSTLRHYTNSWRYLYSIKEGANRVDLDGVEGDTIEKEHADHAQQQLEESKAKAAEKRKAKQAQQPKRKEKRQFNRPKGEKSEKSDHADSKRGTKPKNNRPNNTPPAKLTESDLQQGTQVTVKLGKAPMPAVITEVAKDGIHVQLDSGMVVKVNADALRLVRSKRS
- a CDS encoding sodium-dependent transporter, whose translation is MAIRGEFSSRIGFVLAAAGSAVGLGNIWGFPTKVASNGGAAFVLVYLLLAFVLAYPVLMAELIIGRSSRSNMVDALGKISGNFIGRATGIWGCITVSLILAFYAIVGGWMLVYFADAAVRIFGLTAASDWLLTSSVTRNIIFCLFFMALTAFIVVGGVKAGIEKWSVRLMPTLVILILALIVYVSLQPGAVEGWSAYLVPDFSRVLDPELLINAMGQAFFSMSLGVGTMLVYGSYLSKSENLPTIGASVALVDIGVAVIAGMLIIPAMYVALNNGVEIFTPDGALIQGDTLIFKVLPALFDTIGSVGVFVAFAFFALMAIAAVTSSISMLEVPVAYMVESKGLKRKKAVVFMAALIFTLSCIIILNFDSLFGFVIALTTEYSQPLLGFALCIFAGWVWKRDAILAELKEGNANAEHGLFWKIWPWYVRFVCPVIIALMFYRSVF
- a CDS encoding DUF2835 family protein yields the protein MTSTSRTDTTFYFSINVPYSQCEALYAPSIPNVVMLSESGLNVQIPTNRLRQFVTSIGVRGRFRMIVSADNKIKSFERIR